One genomic segment of bacterium includes these proteins:
- a CDS encoding class I SAM-dependent methyltransferase — MPINSIRTGNFIRPDVVLRDVGIKEGMKVVHLGCGPGFYVIPAAKFVGPSGRAVGIDIREQALETLRHKAKMEGLDNVDAIRGDLEKVEGSHLPAGWADLVIMVNILHQSDPRKVMAEAVRILRPEVGRLLTVEWEVTNVPMGPPVEDRITPDTILAVAKSNNLVVLRRFKPSSYHFSFLFARAVGS, encoded by the coding sequence ATGCCAATTAATTCAATTCGTACCGGAAACTTTATTCGCCCCGACGTGGTGTTGCGTGATGTTGGTATAAAAGAAGGAATGAAGGTGGTGCATTTGGGTTGCGGTCCGGGTTTTTACGTTATTCCCGCGGCAAAATTTGTTGGTCCCTCCGGTAGGGCGGTGGGGATTGATATTCGCGAACAAGCGTTGGAAACATTACGTCACAAAGCAAAAATGGAAGGACTTGATAATGTTGATGCTATTCGTGGTGATTTGGAAAAGGTGGAAGGTTCGCATCTGCCGGCGGGTTGGGCGGATTTAGTAATTATGGTAAATATCTTGCACCAAAGTGATCCGCGAAAAGTAATGGCGGAAGCCGTACGCATTCTTCGGCCGGAAGTGGGGCGACTATTAACCGTGGAGTGGGAAGTAACCAACGTGCCAATGGGCCCGCCGGTGGAAGATCGTATAACACCTGATACAATACTGGCAGTGGCCAAAAGTAATAATCTTGTTGTGTTGCGTCGTTTTAAGCCGAGTTCTTATCATTTTTCGTTTCTTTTTGCCCGCGCAGTGGGAAGCTAA
- a CDS encoding extracellular solute-binding protein codes for MIHKLKNEIKKYPIAKLTLLLGAVALFGAGCGKTNIPPASKTPISIWGIFDDAEAMDPFLKTFSNTILPGAKVSYRKQSPVDQYENQLLSAIAENRGPDVFWIHSSWLPRWQNRILPAPIAIVNEKQVNDEYVDLVSKDVITNGRVMALPLFMDTLALYYNKDIFNASGVSRAPKTWAEVMEIVKRTTKSNITETNQIDQSGIALGTGKNVNRASDVLSILMMQNGVPMLDKEGNPGFGESADAIRALQFYTDFANPTKDVYAWNTRSDYSIDAFATNKASMMINYSYHMATIKAKNPRLNFGIAPLPQVENCSTCKPVTYGGYWLLAVSKQTVSPDTAWRFARFMTNTSANRDYLQKTGYPPARKDLVQELQSDPRIGVYATQALSAESWKQVDSRLVDRLFSEAIDEVVTGKDTAEGALRRASQQLKAATDTLKAQGTTNQ; via the coding sequence ATGATCCATAAATTGAAGAACGAAATAAAAAAATATCCGATCGCGAAATTAACGTTACTGCTCGGAGCAGTCGCCCTGTTTGGCGCCGGTTGTGGCAAAACAAATATACCGCCGGCTTCCAAAACCCCTATCTCCATTTGGGGAATTTTTGATGACGCGGAAGCGATGGATCCGTTCCTCAAAACTTTTTCCAACACAATTCTCCCTGGAGCAAAGGTAAGCTATCGCAAGCAAAGTCCGGTGGATCAATATGAAAACCAACTCTTAAGCGCCATTGCCGAAAATCGTGGCCCGGATGTTTTTTGGATTCACAGTTCGTGGTTGCCGAGGTGGCAGAATCGGATTTTGCCGGCGCCAATCGCGATTGTGAATGAAAAACAAGTGAACGATGAATATGTTGATTTGGTTTCCAAGGATGTGATTACCAATGGCCGTGTCATGGCGTTGCCGTTATTTATGGACACCTTGGCGCTTTACTACAACAAAGACATTTTTAACGCTTCGGGTGTATCACGCGCGCCAAAAACTTGGGCGGAAGTAATGGAAATTGTTAAACGCACCACGAAGAGCAATATCACCGAAACGAATCAAATTGATCAGAGTGGTATCGCGCTAGGAACAGGGAAGAATGTCAATCGCGCGTCGGATGTCTTATCGATTTTAATGATGCAAAATGGTGTCCCAATGTTAGATAAGGAAGGAAATCCGGGTTTTGGCGAAAGCGCTGATGCCATTAGAGCGCTACAGTTTTACACCGATTTCGCCAATCCCACGAAAGACGTATACGCGTGGAACACGCGTAGTGATTATTCCATTGATGCTTTTGCCACCAATAAAGCCTCGATGATGATCAACTATTCCTATCATATGGCCACCATTAAGGCGAAAAATCCCCGTTTGAATTTTGGGATCGCGCCACTTCCACAAGTAGAGAATTGTTCAACTTGTAAGCCGGTAACCTATGGCGGTTATTGGCTGTTGGCTGTTTCCAAGCAAACCGTTAGCCCGGATACGGCTTGGCGTTTTGCGCGTTTTATGACTAACACCTCGGCCAACAGAGATTATCTCCAAAAAACCGGTTATCCGCCGGCGCGCAAAGATTTGGTGCAAGAATTACAAAGTGACCCACGCATTGGCGTTTACGCCACACAAGCGTTGTCGGCCGAATCGTGGAAACAAGTTGATAGCCGTCTCGTCGATCGATTATTTTCAGAGGCGATTGATGAAGTTGTAACGGGAAAAGATACGGCCGAAGGGGCATTGAGGAGAGCGTCGCAACAACTAAAGGCCGCCACGGATACGTTAAAGGCGCAGGGGACGACTAATCAGTAA
- a CDS encoding pilin has translation MKMLQKLFALLVVVAVFLPIIAFAAPYASLASGKYTLAASSGGNPLNFGTDGTLNLSGLDSSAKVQLSVTRATGGGQTGLNIVGPRDSITGLKPVLQGSGELTAGQLQSGQVEVQVAGESPIPVKASGANTTSNNPPFLNNNPANNSSSAPDTSTAQSNSDNPSSGNSGGGGGGSGIVLVPCDGSKGKECTIEKLKTMGANIFNYLAGFGAILAVGAIVMAGFSYIKSGGDPSAMKDAKQKIILAITGLIILGASVLIVNTVLKVLGSDQKVEDIQAK, from the coding sequence ATGAAAATGTTACAGAAATTATTTGCGCTTTTGGTTGTTGTCGCAGTTTTTTTACCGATTATTGCTTTTGCAGCGCCTTATGCTTCGCTTGCTAGTGGAAAATATACGCTTGCAGCATCGTCAGGGGGTAATCCGTTAAATTTTGGCACTGATGGAACCTTAAACTTGAGTGGCTTAGATTCAAGCGCAAAAGTGCAATTAAGTGTTACACGCGCTACTGGGGGAGGTCAGACGGGATTAAATATTGTTGGTCCGCGGGATAGTATTACTGGTCTCAAGCCCGTTTTACAAGGAAGCGGTGAACTTACCGCAGGTCAATTACAAAGTGGGCAGGTTGAGGTACAAGTGGCGGGAGAGTCACCAATACCTGTGAAAGCAAGTGGCGCGAATACAACGAGCAATAATCCACCTTTCTTAAATAATAATCCTGCCAATAATTCCTCTTCCGCGCCCGATACATCAACGGCGCAAAGTAATTCTGACAATCCTTCGTCCGGCAATAGTGGTGGCGGCGGGGGCGGGTCGGGTATAGTCCTTGTCCCGTGTGATGGGTCGAAGGGGAAAGAATGCACGATTGAAAAACTCAAAACAATGGGTGCGAATATCTTTAACTATCTTGCCGGTTTTGGCGCAATTTTGGCAGTAGGCGCAATCGTGATGGCGGGTTTTTCCTACATCAAGTCCGGTGGCGATCCGTCGGCGATGAAAGACGCCAAACAAAAAATTATTTTGGCAATAACGGGGTTGATAATTTTAGGCGCATCGGTGTTAATTGTAAACACGGTGTTGAAAGTATTGGGTTCAGATCAAAAAGTGGAAGATATTCAGGCAAAATAA
- a CDS encoding TrbC/VirB2 family protein yields the protein MLTKNKIVLGAQMLMISGLGFAQLAFAEGVKNPLEGVDSLEKLIAKIVKAALGLTAVLAVAYVVYGGFLYISSQGDPKQLEAGKQAIIGAVIGIVVIGLAYAIVEFVVNAMGAGGSGNTSNGGGAL from the coding sequence ATGTTAACAAAAAACAAAATCGTTCTGGGGGCGCAAATGCTGATGATATCAGGATTGGGTTTTGCGCAGTTAGCATTTGCCGAGGGTGTAAAAAATCCGTTGGAGGGTGTAGACAGTTTAGAAAAACTAATTGCGAAAATCGTAAAAGCCGCTCTCGGCCTTACCGCCGTATTGGCCGTTGCTTATGTTGTCTATGGTGGGTTCCTTTATATTTCTTCGCAAGGAGACCCAAAACAACTCGAAGCGGGGAAGCAAGCAATCATCGGCGCGGTGATTGGTATAGTCGTTATCGGTTTGGCGTATGCAATAGTGGAGTTTGTCGTTAATGCCATGGGCGCGGGAGGAAGCGGAAATACGTCTAATGGGGGAGGGGCTTTATAA
- a CDS encoding pilin, whose amino-acid sequence MKITNILKKGWIATLGLLLPAFAFAQMGINEIQGYEGSNQRDLPTAIMVIVNYVLIIVGVLALAFLVYGGFLYITSHGDTQQVDKAKTTIINAVIGIVVIGIAAALVNFVVGAVSQ is encoded by the coding sequence ATGAAAATCACCAATATATTAAAAAAGGGATGGATCGCGACACTTGGTCTTCTGTTGCCGGCGTTTGCGTTCGCGCAAATGGGGATAAATGAGATTCAAGGTTATGAAGGCTCAAATCAGCGCGATTTGCCAACCGCCATTATGGTAATTGTTAATTATGTCCTGATTATTGTCGGCGTATTGGCCTTGGCCTTTCTTGTTTATGGCGGTTTCTTATATATCACATCGCATGGTGATACGCAGCAAGTGGATAAGGCCAAGACGACAATTATCAATGCCGTGATCGGGATTGTTGTTATCGGTATCGCCGCCGCCTTGGTGAACTTCGTAGTCGGCGCCGTATCGCAGTAG
- a CDS encoding TrbC/VirB2 family protein encodes MKNRFQTIIIGLSMLLPGVAMAQLTGAPVPPGTARGDLSSVILNIINYVLAVVGVVALAYLIYGGFRYITSGGNEDSIQTAKDVIINAVIGIVVIGVAAALVNFVVRAVGGGVPAGAI; translated from the coding sequence GTGAAAAATCGATTCCAAACAATTATTATTGGCCTCTCTATGCTCTTACCGGGCGTGGCGATGGCGCAGTTAACGGGTGCTCCGGTCCCACCGGGGACAGCGCGAGGGGATTTATCGTCTGTCATTTTGAACATCATTAATTATGTTCTCGCGGTTGTGGGTGTCGTCGCACTCGCGTACCTAATTTACGGTGGTTTTCGTTATATCACATCCGGTGGCAATGAAGATTCTATTCAAACTGCGAAAGATGTAATTATCAACGCGGTAATCGGTATCGTGGTTATTGGTGTGGCGGCAGCGCTCGTCAATTTCGTAGTTCGCGCAGTGGGTGGCGGAGTGCCAGCTGGCGCAATTTAA